In the Pyrolobus fumarii 1A genome, one interval contains:
- a CDS encoding transcription initiation factor IIB, with amino-acid sequence MEEGAEEQEKKCPPEYIMYDPNTGSYICTLTGEVIEEGIVDMGPDWRAYTMEEKIRRQRTGSPLNIAQPDYGLLTSLSSSRDAGGRKLDARHRMEAERLRRLQAKLRTMSSVEKNIEQASKEIARLIEALNIPRSLFEEAMRVYRMAAEKGLVRGRSLESVAAAAVYAACRMRGVPVTLDDIAKHVKGGRKEVARCYRLLVRELKLRMPVADPIRYVSRIVSLLGLSTRVEAEAIKILMQAKKKGLTAGKDPAGLAAAAIYIAALKLGERRTQKEIAAAAGVTEVTVRNRYKELAQKLKIELPPQ; translated from the coding sequence ATGGAGGAGGGTGCAGAGGAGCAGGAGAAAAAGTGTCCGCCGGAATACATAATGTACGACCCGAACACGGGCTCCTACATCTGCACGCTCACGGGCGAGGTCATCGAGGAAGGCATTGTTGACATGGGTCCCGATTGGCGTGCGTACACGATGGAGGAGAAGATCCGCAGGCAGCGTACGGGCAGCCCGCTTAACATTGCGCAGCCCGACTATGGTCTACTCACATCCCTGAGCAGTAGCCGTGATGCGGGTGGCAGGAAGCTTGACGCGAGGCACCGTATGGAGGCCGAGAGGCTTCGCAGGTTGCAAGCCAAGCTTCGCACGATGTCGAGTGTAGAGAAGAACATAGAGCAGGCTTCTAAGGAAATAGCTAGGCTGATCGAGGCTCTAAACATTCCACGCTCGCTCTTCGAGGAGGCTATGAGAGTCTACCGTATGGCCGCGGAGAAGGGTCTCGTCCGCGGCAGAAGCCTTGAGAGTGTTGCGGCAGCGGCCGTATATGCAGCATGCCGTATGAGAGGTGTGCCCGTCACCCTAGACGATATCGCGAAGCACGTCAAGGGTGGTAGGAAGGAGGTTGCACGCTGCTATCGTCTGCTCGTCCGCGAGTTGAAGCTCCGCATGCCCGTCGCCGACCCGATCCGCTACGTATCTCGCATTGTGAGTCTGCTGGGCCTCTCGACTAGAGTCGAGGCCGAGGCGATCAAGATACTCATGCAGGCTAAGAAGAAGGGCCTCACGGCAGGTAAGGACCCAGCTGGCCTCGCAGCCGCAGCGATCTACATCGCTGCACTGAAGCTGGGCGAGAGGAGAACCCAGAAGGAGATTGCTGCGGCTGCGGGCGTCACAGAGGTTACTGTTAGGAACCGTTACAAGGAGCTAGCCCAGAAGTTGAAGATCGAGCTTCCGCCGCAGTGA
- the yciH gene encoding stress response translation initiation inhibitor YciH — translation MELSSVCGALPPELCEQLTKEQQVIKIRLEKRRYGRLVTIIEGLDEREIDLKKLASELKSRLATGGTYKNGRIELQGDHRHRVKEILIEMGFPEENIIIVS, via the coding sequence ATGGAGCTAAGCTCGGTCTGCGGAGCGCTGCCCCCAGAGCTATGCGAGCAGTTGACTAAGGAGCAGCAAGTGATTAAGATCAGGCTTGAGAAGCGGCGCTATGGACGACTAGTGACGATAATAGAGGGTCTCGACGAGCGCGAGATAGATCTCAAGAAGCTTGCGTCTGAGCTAAAGTCGAGGCTAGCCACTGGGGGCACATACAAGAACGGCAGGATAGAGCTGCAGGGCGACCACCGGCATCGCGTCAAGGAGATACTTATAGAGATGGGGTTCCCGGAGGAGAACATAATAATAGTGTCATGA
- a CDS encoding RNA polymerase Rbp10, with protein sequence MVAQLYAPRRPEGIIEQYEPIDDENEIIYKCARCGAEMTYAELKMLPSVKCINCGFRVLYKVRARGSKIIRAI encoded by the coding sequence ATGGTCGCCCAGCTCTATGCGCCCAGACGCCCGGAGGGCATCATAGAGCAGTATGAGCCTATAGACGATGAGAATGAGATTATATACAAGTGTGCGAGGTGCGGCGCCGAGATGACATACGCCGAGCTCAAAATGCTACCGAGCGTGAAGTGCATCAACTGTGGTTTTAGGGTGCTCTACAAGGTGAGGGCTAGGGGCAGCAAGATAATCCGTGCTATCTAG
- the speB gene encoding agmatinase, giving the protein MSYARTTCFSGYCWGLDESQVIVLGAPLEETTSYRPGTRFAPRAIREASAYIEYWSLRGKLDVDEHVRFYDAGDALVEQPLEKALEAIGDAVERLSGVGKPLVVMGGEHTITLGIVEGLVRAGYKPCMVQLDAHMDMRSEYAGRRVSHATFARLVVSEVGVPVVLAGVRGFVREELEFARANHVPVIDAHRLQDESVAAVIPAVSKLIEKSVCNHLHLTLDMDVVDPGFAPGVSNPEPEGITPRILLDIVFEVARLAVLRGMSLSMDVVEVSPPYDAGGVTSVLAAKAIVEFAAGVVAARSSAR; this is encoded by the coding sequence TTGTCATACGCTCGCACCACGTGTTTCTCGGGGTACTGTTGGGGGCTTGACGAGTCGCAAGTGATTGTTCTTGGCGCTCCCCTAGAGGAGACGACGAGTTATCGTCCAGGGACGCGCTTCGCACCTAGAGCTATACGCGAGGCGTCAGCCTACATAGAGTACTGGTCTTTGCGTGGGAAGCTGGACGTGGACGAACATGTACGCTTCTATGACGCGGGTGATGCTCTGGTAGAGCAGCCGCTCGAGAAGGCCCTGGAGGCTATAGGCGACGCTGTAGAGCGGCTATCGGGTGTGGGCAAACCGCTAGTTGTGATGGGAGGCGAGCATACGATAACACTCGGTATCGTTGAGGGTCTTGTACGCGCCGGGTACAAGCCATGCATGGTGCAGCTGGACGCCCACATGGACATGAGGTCGGAGTATGCCGGTAGAAGGGTCTCGCATGCCACCTTTGCGCGGCTAGTGGTCAGTGAGGTGGGCGTCCCGGTTGTGCTTGCAGGTGTACGTGGCTTTGTACGCGAGGAGCTAGAGTTCGCCCGTGCGAATCACGTTCCCGTGATAGATGCTCACAGGTTGCAAGACGAGAGTGTCGCTGCAGTCATACCAGCGGTCTCTAAGCTCATAGAGAAGAGTGTATGTAACCATCTACACTTGACTCTCGACATGGATGTTGTTGACCCGGGTTTTGCGCCTGGAGTCTCGAACCCCGAGCCGGAGGGCATAACACCCCGCATACTACTCGATATCGTCTTCGAGGTTGCGAGGTTAGCAGTCCTGAGGGGTATGAGCCTCAGTATGGATGTTGTCGAGGTCTCGCCGCCCTACGACGCGGGTGGTGTGACGTCGGTACTCGCGGCCAAAGCGATAGTGGAGTTCGCAGCAGGAGTAGTAGCGGCTAGGAGCAGCGCTAGATAG
- a CDS encoding DUF2175 domain-containing protein, with amino-acid sequence MLRKWRCVICGDEIIEGQRFTVLRDGFVHLECLFEKLVKEGRLSQDIAALMDAVEVLNYLIVRIKEAKRLASSREVIDMLEAVRIDAEKHAAQISSLLERMAGLGGERG; translated from the coding sequence GTGCTACGCAAATGGCGTTGTGTAATCTGTGGCGATGAGATCATCGAGGGTCAGAGGTTCACGGTGCTTAGGGATGGTTTTGTTCACCTTGAGTGTCTCTTCGAGAAGCTTGTGAAGGAGGGGAGGCTAAGCCAGGATATAGCAGCGCTCATGGATGCCGTCGAGGTGCTCAACTACCTTATAGTGAGGATCAAAGAGGCTAAGAGATTAGCTTCTAGCCGCGAGGTTATAGATATGCTCGAGGCTGTTAGGATAGATGCCGAGAAGCATGCAGCACAGATCTCCAGCCTATTAGAGAGGATGGCCGGGCTGGGTGGTGAGCGGGGCTAG
- a CDS encoding metal ABC transporter ATP-binding protein, whose product MSNTRVEVHGVKVAYRGDTVLDVDRLVFEGPGLYQLLGPNGAGKSTLIRVIVGLIKPSEGEVLINGVRVEGKPELAGKYIGYVPQHEHVGHFDFPVTPFDLVASALLLRRPWPRVKTPRWVREHVEKVLDEVGLPRDSWHKSVSELSGGQLQRVLIARALVHNPPILLMDEPLSAVDPRGRVELARVIGELSKDRLVIVASHDPALLLEYTKGVVLLNRRVVATGHPDEVLRVEVLKRVYGDVALIIERHVHICDSHYVVRKGR is encoded by the coding sequence GTGAGTAACACTAGGGTAGAGGTTCATGGGGTCAAAGTCGCCTATCGCGGAGACACGGTGCTTGATGTTGATAGGCTTGTGTTTGAGGGGCCGGGGCTATACCAGCTCCTCGGGCCTAACGGTGCAGGCAAGAGCACGTTAATCCGTGTGATAGTTGGGCTGATCAAGCCTAGTGAGGGCGAGGTTCTGATAAACGGTGTGCGTGTCGAGGGTAAGCCGGAGCTAGCCGGCAAGTACATTGGTTACGTGCCGCAACACGAGCACGTGGGTCACTTTGACTTCCCCGTCACGCCGTTCGACCTAGTGGCTTCAGCGCTGTTGCTTCGGAGGCCGTGGCCCAGAGTGAAGACGCCGCGATGGGTACGTGAGCACGTGGAGAAGGTTCTAGACGAGGTTGGTTTGCCTCGAGACTCTTGGCATAAGAGCGTATCCGAGCTTAGTGGTGGGCAGCTGCAGAGGGTGCTCATAGCCAGGGCTTTGGTTCACAACCCGCCTATCCTACTCATGGACGAGCCTCTCTCAGCTGTAGATCCGCGTGGTAGAGTAGAGTTGGCCCGCGTGATAGGAGAGCTTAGCAAGGATAGGCTCGTAATAGTAGCTAGTCATGACCCAGCCCTGCTCCTCGAGTATACCAAGGGCGTCGTGCTGCTCAACCGGAGGGTTGTAGCAACAGGACACCCGGATGAAGTTTTGCGTGTCGAGGTGCTGAAGAGGGTATATGGCGATGTTGCGCTGATAATTGAGCGTCACGTACACATATGCGACAGCCACTATGTTGTCCGCAAGGGGCGGTGA
- a CDS encoding ABC transporter ATP-binding protein yields the protein MGERMDGAARGLPVRVQDVYAGYGKLEILHGVNLYANPGELVVIVGPNGSGKSTLLKTIFGFTKIYRGRIIVGSRDVTRVPPNKKPYLGLAYVFQTGNVFASLTVEENLKLSWLVFSVRAKRGELGKEAMRDPQRAFRKKLEEILEMFPRLRERLKQRAGTLSGGERQMLAIAKALLTEPRVLLLDEPTAALAPRVAEEVLEIVRKIADSGLTVLLVEQNAKRALEIGDRGYILVQGKVAYEGTTKEILAHPELGKLYLGLLK from the coding sequence ATGGGCGAGCGTATGGATGGTGCTGCTCGTGGGCTGCCGGTGCGCGTGCAGGACGTGTATGCCGGCTATGGTAAGCTAGAGATACTCCACGGCGTGAACCTCTATGCCAACCCTGGCGAGCTTGTGGTGATAGTGGGGCCGAACGGTAGCGGTAAGTCAACGTTGCTCAAGACGATATTCGGGTTTACCAAGATCTATCGTGGCAGGATAATAGTAGGGTCTCGTGACGTGACACGAGTGCCTCCCAACAAGAAGCCATACCTTGGGCTCGCCTATGTGTTCCAAACTGGGAATGTCTTTGCAAGCCTAACTGTAGAGGAGAACCTGAAGCTATCTTGGCTAGTGTTTAGCGTGCGTGCGAAGCGCGGTGAGCTTGGCAAAGAGGCGATGCGTGACCCCCAGAGGGCTTTCCGCAAGAAGCTAGAGGAGATTCTTGAGATGTTCCCTCGGCTTCGTGAGAGGCTGAAGCAGAGGGCTGGGACTCTCTCTGGCGGCGAGAGACAGATGCTAGCCATAGCCAAGGCTCTGCTCACTGAGCCTCGGGTACTCCTGCTAGACGAGCCTACCGCGGCGCTAGCGCCTCGTGTCGCCGAGGAGGTGCTAGAGATTGTGAGGAAGATTGCTGATAGTGGGTTGACAGTTCTTCTCGTAGAGCAGAACGCGAAAAGAGCACTAGAGATCGGCGACCGTGGGTATATCCTTGTGCAGGGTAAGGTCGCGTACGAGGGCACGACCAAGGAGATACTTGCGCATCCCGAGCTAGGCAAGCTATACCTAGGTCTGCTCAAGTAA
- a CDS encoding ABC transporter ATP-binding protein, whose protein sequence is MRLASILARLGLQQQVGGGAAPCDTSKYILCVENVKKYFGGVRAVDGVTLRVERGSIVGLIGPNGSGKTTLFNVIAGYYKPDAGQVWFDGRRIDGLSPHEIYKLGLVRTFQTPRLWRSLTVFENVAGGVKGHPGEMLRNAILWSRWVPFELKTGEKALDTIAFVGLSPVAGNMADAISGGQMKLAELGRALMGEPKMLLLDEPAAGVNPTLARQIFEGIVRLREEKGITFLIIEHRLEILFDYVDYVYVMHQGRIIAEGKPAEVAENPLVAEIYLGG, encoded by the coding sequence GTGAGACTAGCGTCCATTCTAGCGAGGCTTGGGTTGCAGCAACAGGTTGGCGGTGGGGCTGCGCCCTGCGACACAAGTAAGTACATTCTCTGTGTTGAGAACGTCAAGAAGTACTTTGGCGGAGTTAGGGCTGTTGATGGTGTAACATTGCGCGTCGAGAGAGGCTCTATAGTGGGGCTCATCGGGCCAAATGGTTCGGGGAAGACAACGCTGTTCAACGTGATTGCTGGTTACTACAAGCCGGATGCTGGTCAGGTATGGTTCGACGGAAGGAGAATAGATGGACTCTCGCCGCACGAGATATACAAGCTTGGGCTTGTGCGCACCTTCCAGACGCCGAGGTTGTGGAGAAGCCTCACCGTCTTTGAGAACGTTGCGGGCGGTGTCAAGGGCCATCCTGGCGAGATGCTGCGCAACGCCATCCTATGGTCCAGGTGGGTACCCTTCGAGCTGAAGACTGGCGAGAAGGCTCTTGACACCATAGCGTTTGTTGGTTTGAGTCCAGTAGCTGGTAACATGGCTGACGCTATAAGCGGCGGCCAGATGAAGCTCGCGGAGCTAGGCAGGGCGCTCATGGGCGAGCCTAAGATGCTGCTTCTCGACGAGCCCGCGGCGGGCGTAAACCCGACGCTCGCCAGGCAGATATTCGAGGGTATCGTAAGGCTACGCGAGGAGAAGGGCATAACGTTCCTCATAATAGAGCATCGCCTAGAAATACTATTCGATTATGTTGACTATGTCTATGTGATGCACCAGGGTAGGATAATCGCGGAGGGCAAGCCAGCCGAGGTTGCCGAGAACCCACTTGTAGCAGAGATATACCTTGGAGGTTAA
- a CDS encoding branched-chain amino acid ABC transporter permease yields MEGGPVMLEVLWQVLSIFTSVAFWIEVAVFTIIVLSLNLEYGWTGIPNFGKVAFVSMGGLAAALVLNYIIVPMLAGLANQPGVPPEAAEHAKAIEEILRQGRAPGDYYYVLMITQHVVPLFQMYPQYYFLLLGLSLLAAVALGAIFALIVSYPIVRLREDYLAIVLLMTSFLLWMLYTYFPLLMGGTFGILIQTGAFTTIFGDYAGYARLAVVGVAALLSILLAERLLNTPFGRMLRAIRDDEAAAEAMGKDAARTRLTVIMLSSVWAALGGVLYVLVYVGSIHPDYYRIDFTFLWIAMLLLGGVGNNIGAVIGVIAFDFFYNASQVLVSYILQGMGLPLDIAQGIQGLVANMLVGVILVLILFFRPQGIIPEKPVKTPIWRVFVERTGVTPEFLQPFYARIARIFGKAGQRGKRSSRVG; encoded by the coding sequence GTGGAGGGCGGGCCGGTAATGCTGGAAGTGTTGTGGCAGGTGTTGTCGATATTCACTAGCGTCGCCTTCTGGATCGAGGTAGCAGTTTTCACTATCATAGTGTTGTCGCTGAACCTAGAGTATGGCTGGACTGGCATACCAAACTTCGGTAAAGTGGCGTTCGTCTCTATGGGGGGTCTCGCAGCAGCCCTCGTCCTAAACTATATCATCGTGCCGATGCTGGCTGGTCTCGCAAACCAGCCTGGTGTCCCGCCCGAGGCGGCGGAGCACGCCAAGGCGATAGAGGAGATACTGAGGCAGGGTCGTGCACCCGGCGACTACTATTACGTATTGATGATCACGCAGCATGTCGTTCCACTATTCCAGATGTACCCGCAGTACTACTTCCTGTTGCTTGGACTCTCGTTGCTAGCGGCTGTAGCCCTTGGTGCCATATTCGCGCTGATAGTATCCTACCCAATAGTCCGTCTGCGTGAAGACTACCTCGCAATAGTACTGTTGATGACTAGCTTCCTGCTATGGATGTTATACACGTACTTCCCACTGCTAATGGGTGGCACCTTCGGCATACTGATACAAACCGGTGCCTTCACAACTATCTTCGGCGACTATGCTGGCTACGCCAGGCTCGCAGTAGTAGGTGTAGCTGCGCTACTATCCATACTCCTGGCTGAAAGGCTGCTAAACACGCCGTTCGGGCGTATGCTCCGCGCGATACGCGACGATGAGGCTGCCGCAGAGGCCATGGGCAAAGACGCGGCGCGCACGAGGCTAACGGTCATAATGCTCTCTAGCGTCTGGGCGGCTCTAGGCGGCGTACTCTACGTGCTAGTGTATGTCGGTAGCATACACCCAGACTACTACAGGATAGACTTCACCTTCCTCTGGATAGCTATGCTGCTGCTCGGCGGCGTCGGCAACAATATAGGCGCGGTTATCGGCGTCATCGCGTTCGACTTCTTCTACAACGCGTCGCAAGTGCTAGTGTCGTACATACTCCAGGGTATGGGCCTGCCCCTCGACATTGCACAGGGTATTCAGGGTCTTGTAGCCAACATGCTGGTAGGCGTCATACTGGTGCTCATACTGTTCTTTAGGCCACAAGGTATAATCCCGGAGAAGCCGGTCAAGACGCCAATATGGCGTGTGTTTGTCGAGAGGACTGGCGTCACGCCAGAGTTCCTACAGCCGTTCTACGCTAGGATAGCGAGGATCTTTGGAAAGGCGGGTCAGCGCGGCAAGCGGTCCTCACGCGTCGGCTGA
- a CDS encoding branched-chain amino acid ABC transporter permease, whose product MVALVDLMGSVIDALIFGTALALMAAGLSITYSVSRVANFAHGDFAVAGIVAYLLLTLLAYGRVAPETLQPSLSGFDGLMTLARLAFAFIFAGLVAVAALMLVFRPLRMRGANPLQLMVASIGVELVLRHAFYIWYVLSIGTGIIVAGVGPTIVNIGGVALSLNDVLPWIVGGVVISLLVLFFMYTMIGVSLRAVADNPDLAEASGINTTLVELIAWFLGGGLAGLGGVLWYTWTAPATHPMESGWLLLAFVFASVTLGGLGSVFSAMIAAYIISLAYYPVSEILIPTLKSLGLPVDVGLGYMVPLVVVIVSLMVMPEGLSPHLQRLWFRLEEAWKRWRYERAGL is encoded by the coding sequence ATGGTGGCATTGGTTGACTTGATGGGTTCCGTGATAGACGCGCTAATATTTGGCACTGCCCTAGCCCTAATGGCAGCGGGATTGTCGATAACATACTCTGTCAGCAGGGTCGCTAACTTCGCGCACGGCGATTTTGCTGTCGCAGGAATAGTGGCATACCTCCTGCTCACGCTACTAGCGTACGGGAGGGTAGCTCCCGAGACTCTACAGCCTAGCCTGAGCGGATTCGATGGATTGATGACGCTAGCCAGGCTGGCGTTCGCGTTTATTTTTGCAGGGCTAGTGGCTGTAGCAGCTCTAATGCTCGTGTTCCGTCCTCTAAGGATGCGTGGTGCCAACCCTCTCCAGTTGATGGTCGCGAGCATTGGTGTAGAGCTGGTTCTGCGCCACGCGTTCTACATATGGTATGTGTTGAGCATTGGCACAGGAATTATTGTTGCGGGTGTAGGTCCTACGATCGTGAATATCGGTGGTGTTGCACTATCGCTTAATGACGTGTTGCCGTGGATAGTTGGTGGCGTGGTCATATCACTACTGGTGCTGTTCTTCATGTACACGATGATTGGTGTATCACTGCGTGCCGTGGCAGACAACCCGGATCTAGCCGAGGCTAGTGGCATCAACACTACACTCGTCGAGTTGATAGCTTGGTTCCTAGGCGGTGGTTTGGCTGGACTAGGCGGCGTGCTATGGTACACCTGGACTGCACCGGCAACACACCCCATGGAGTCTGGCTGGTTGTTGCTAGCGTTCGTCTTCGCATCCGTGACTCTAGGTGGTCTCGGTAGCGTGTTCAGCGCGATGATAGCAGCGTACATAATATCTCTGGCGTACTACCCGGTTAGCGAGATACTCATCCCGACATTGAAGAGCCTGGGGTTGCCAGTCGACGTTGGCCTTGGATACATGGTGCCACTAGTTGTCGTTATAGTGTCGCTAATGGTGATGCCGGAGGGTCTCTCGCCGCACCTGCAGAGGTTGTGGTTTAGGCTAGAAGAGGCTTGGAAGAGGTGGCGCTATGAGCGTGCAGGCTTATAA
- a CDS encoding ABC transporter substrate-binding protein gives MYRALSKGALVGLVIIIIVIAAAALLMANQGGQQATTTVTTPVETSTPTATATAAPEVYKDTAVLIVAFESDGTNIIQHAAQTPILSKVRWFSSESIRSEALTAKAPEVVRNFLNKVKLTGTFPYMPKTKYLEELKGKLEEKGITVEGFVPYAYDAAMLGMLAIIKAGTTDADAVKQALLEVSKEYCGMSGWKALDPKTGDLEYQDYSIWTYECSGGECKFVDKYIYVAAEDKIVPIDQYKPSLDMCKITPDNIKEYIAEWIKNTNLKGEIVIGILLPQSGGLAVEGQNMIKAALYAIEQVNEILKELGAPFTFKPVVQDTGTKPQQALQGARVLVEQYGAKLIIGTASSAALSGIIDYVNEHKVITISPSSTSPALAKDDYVFRVVGNDRGQGKALAKLVNEEGVKKVVVIYRKDPYGEGIALAFKENFEALGGTVKLLGYTPDKPDYGPEVKQLANMIEELVKG, from the coding sequence ATGTACAGGGCCCTCTCCAAGGGCGCTCTTGTAGGCCTCGTCATAATAATAATCGTCATTGCTGCCGCAGCCCTCCTAATGGCCAACCAGGGTGGTCAACAGGCAACCACTACCGTGACGACACCGGTTGAGACCAGCACACCAACCGCCACGGCCACAGCCGCTCCCGAGGTCTACAAGGATACGGCAGTGTTGATAGTCGCATTCGAGAGCGACGGTACCAACATCATACAGCATGCTGCACAGACACCCATACTGAGCAAGGTGAGATGGTTCAGCAGCGAGAGCATCCGCAGCGAGGCCCTCACCGCGAAGGCCCCAGAGGTGGTACGCAACTTCCTCAACAAGGTGAAGCTCACTGGCACCTTCCCCTACATGCCAAAGACGAAGTACCTTGAGGAGCTAAAGGGCAAGCTGGAGGAGAAGGGTATCACCGTTGAGGGCTTCGTGCCATACGCTTACGACGCTGCAATGCTCGGCATGCTAGCGATAATAAAGGCTGGCACTACCGACGCCGACGCCGTCAAGCAGGCACTACTCGAGGTATCCAAGGAGTATTGTGGCATGAGCGGCTGGAAGGCGCTAGACCCGAAGACCGGTGACCTAGAGTACCAGGACTACAGCATCTGGACCTATGAGTGCAGCGGTGGCGAGTGCAAGTTCGTCGACAAGTACATCTATGTCGCAGCCGAGGACAAGATAGTGCCCATCGACCAGTACAAGCCAAGCCTCGACATGTGCAAGATAACTCCTGACAACATCAAGGAGTACATCGCCGAGTGGATCAAGAACACTAACCTCAAGGGCGAGATTGTGATTGGTATCCTACTACCACAGAGCGGCGGTCTAGCAGTAGAAGGCCAGAACATGATCAAGGCCGCACTCTACGCCATTGAGCAGGTCAACGAGATCCTCAAGGAGCTAGGCGCTCCATTCACCTTCAAGCCTGTCGTCCAGGACACCGGCACCAAGCCACAGCAGGCCCTACAGGGCGCTAGGGTACTAGTCGAGCAGTACGGCGCTAAGCTCATCATCGGTACTGCGAGCAGCGCCGCCCTCAGCGGCATCATCGACTATGTCAACGAGCATAAGGTGATAACGATCAGCCCGAGCAGCACCAGCCCAGCACTAGCCAAGGACGACTACGTGTTCAGAGTGGTTGGCAACGACCGCGGCCAGGGTAAGGCACTAGCCAAGCTGGTCAATGAGGAGGGTGTCAAGAAGGTTGTCGTGATATACCGTAAGGACCCATACGGTGAGGGCATCGCACTAGCATTCAAGGAGAACTTCGAGGCGCTTGGCGGCACTGTCAAGCTGCTAGGCTACACGCCAGACAAGCCAGACTACGGCCCCGAGGTGAAGCAGCTAGCAAACATGATCGAGGAGCTGGTAAAGGGTTAA
- the hypD gene encoding hydrogenase formation protein HypD gives MASDYREPGAYTTETRDQVLRRIVELYRTNPIAKDIVAKIHRLAEKLRARLGDEPVKIMDFCGTHEWTITHFGLRSLMPSNVELVAGPGCPVCITPAYYIDVAIKLALDGITVYTYGDAYKLPGSAHRGSGKPRSLAEARAAGGSIEVVYSVVDAVKRARETGKESVFLAVGFETTAPATASAVARRMAPRNLTFINVHRLTPPIMRHVFEVHKKRIPIRGVIAPGHVSTITGAKAWKFVPEEYGIPTVVAGFEPIDVLLAILEILRQLVAGEAKLVNEYTRAVTWEGNTAAQRAINECCEVVDAAWRGLGFVPKSGLAFRDKYAEYDALRQYGIPELTPERFSYDLPPGCRCAEVTLGLAKPTDCPHFLRGCTPANPYGPCMVSSEGTCAVWARYGGGGLALEVAKEIGLL, from the coding sequence TTGGCTAGCGACTATCGCGAGCCCGGCGCCTATACCACAGAGACGCGTGACCAAGTGCTACGCAGGATAGTCGAGTTGTACCGTACCAACCCCATCGCTAAGGACATAGTGGCGAAGATACACAGACTAGCAGAGAAGCTGAGGGCTAGGCTCGGCGACGAGCCGGTAAAGATAATGGACTTTTGCGGTACACACGAGTGGACAATAACTCACTTCGGCCTACGTAGCCTCATGCCCAGCAACGTCGAGCTCGTAGCGGGACCTGGGTGCCCCGTGTGCATCACACCAGCGTACTACATTGACGTGGCTATCAAGCTCGCCCTTGATGGAATAACCGTGTACACCTATGGCGACGCCTACAAGCTACCAGGTTCGGCTCACCGAGGCTCCGGTAAGCCACGGAGCCTAGCCGAGGCTAGGGCAGCTGGCGGCAGCATAGAGGTGGTCTATAGTGTCGTGGATGCGGTTAAACGTGCGCGAGAGACTGGCAAGGAGAGTGTCTTCCTGGCCGTGGGTTTCGAGACAACAGCGCCAGCTACAGCATCGGCTGTCGCCCGGAGGATGGCCCCAAGGAACCTCACGTTTATCAACGTGCATAGGTTGACGCCCCCGATAATGAGGCATGTTTTCGAGGTACACAAGAAGCGTATACCCATCCGTGGCGTCATAGCGCCGGGCCACGTCTCGACAATAACTGGGGCGAAAGCCTGGAAGTTTGTGCCCGAAGAGTACGGCATACCGACGGTAGTCGCGGGGTTCGAACCGATCGACGTCCTCCTGGCTATACTCGAGATACTCCGGCAGCTTGTAGCTGGCGAGGCGAAGCTGGTCAACGAGTACACGAGGGCAGTCACATGGGAGGGGAACACGGCGGCACAGAGAGCGATAAACGAGTGCTGCGAGGTTGTTGATGCAGCCTGGAGGGGTCTAGGGTTCGTCCCGAAGAGCGGCCTAGCCTTCCGCGACAAATACGCGGAGTACGATGCGCTTAGGCAATATGGTATCCCAGAGCTGACCCCCGAGCGCTTCAGTTACGACCTGCCACCAGGCTGTAGGTGCGCAGAGGTTACACTTGGGCTGGCCAAGCCGACGGATTGTCCACACTTCCTGCGCGGATGCACGCCCGCCAACCCCTACGGCCCCTGCATGGTCAGCAGCGAGGGCACCTGCGCAGTCTGGGCAAGGTACGGTGGGGGAGGGTTAGCGCTCGAGGTTGCCAAGGAGATAGGCTTGTTGTGA